In Rosa rugosa chromosome 4, drRosRugo1.1, whole genome shotgun sequence, the genomic stretch ACACCATAGTCGTTATAAATTAGATTCTGCCATTTTAAGGAGCCTAAGGAAGTAGGGATGGAACCAGAGCAGTTGTAATCACGGAACAGTGAGATGTTGGCAATGATGTACTAGGAGGAGGATCGATAGACCAACTCGACGGCTGAACGACCACATTGTAGTGGTCACTGCTAAGGCAAGAAATGGTTGGGAACCATACATGTTCACGGTACGAGCAGTTGAAGAATGTGTAGTTTTCAAGGCCATGCACGTAGGAAAAGGGTTGAGTCTCTAACACTCATGTCTTGGTCAAGGAACCGTTTCGGGAGGCAGTTTTCGGGGTCGATTATTTGTATGGTTTGGTCCGTGTAGTTTATGTCTTGAACAATGAAGTCCCCGGAGGACGGGAGAGTGAGAAATTGAGAATGGTTTTCAGCGGGTTGACGTTGCATTGGAGATCAAATCCTCGATGCCCACAATAATGTCAGTCTGGGTTGTCTGTAATTATCTTGAACGGGAAACAAACATAAAGATGGTCTGCACGTACATGTCTGCGCTGGACCAATATTACAGGTCGTATTAGCTGCGATGTgaggaaggaaaaagaagaagaagaggaaggtgGTGAAGATTTCTAAAGTAGCCTTCGCCGGCCATATGAGGAATATATAGGCAGTAGTCATGAATGTATTTGGGGAATATGACCGGCCAAGTGTGAATTTGACAATAAACAAAACTTAATAGAACCAAATAAATAGAGCACATCTTTTTCTATGCCTATGATATATATAAAACGTGCCACATAGTAATTAGAGCACGACAAAACAATCAGAACTTCTTGtgatgtgtttgtgttttaCGGAAACGAAATAAGAATGAGTAGTTTCACTAGTTTGTGGATATCTGTAATTTGTTCAATTGTTCTAGTTAATCATGTATTTAAGATGAGTTAAAATTATGACAGCAAGTAATGCCTAGCCTAGCTAATCGTATTAACCAGTATTTAAGATCGTCACAATGGCAAATTGGCAATGATCTTAATTGGTTAGATGAGTACTAAAGTTGTGCAACTTTGAAGTCGGTTGCTTGTTTGTTGTATGGATCAAGTTGTATATAGCTGAATTTGAAAAAATTTATAAGCAACTTAAATTAAAAGTAATAGACAGTTACGTGTTtagtaaaacaaaaaaaacaactgtttttttaaaaaaaaaaaattttaaagtCATGGCTCTTTTAGAGCCAACAACAGAAGCTCTCTTAACCTaactttttttttgataagaaggAGGTCACTCTTTATTGAAATAAGGGAATTACATGATACTTAATTCAGCTGCAATTGCAGCGGATAAGAAGGATGGAGTAGAAAAAAACCTAACTTCCTGACTAGCACTTGAGGCATAGGCTGCCATTAAATGTGCAGCATTGTTAGCGTTGCGTTTAACATGAGCAATCTTCACAGTCCCACTTGTAGATAAAAACTCCACCAAGTCGTCATAATTCTACCCAAAATAGAACAATTGGGTTCAGTAGTAGCAGTTAATTGGCGTTGTAACACCAAAGCATCCGTTTCCACGATCACATGGTAGCAAGAACTCTCTTCAATATAGTCCAAGACCATCTTACATGCTAGTACGTACTTCAGCATGCTCAGGTGAAAGCAAATTAGCAACAGGTCTTCCACCTCCTGCCAACATCTTGCCTTCAAAATCACGAACCACAAATCCAATTCCACCTTTCCTAGAACTTGGATTGAAAGAGCCATCAAAGTTGATCTTAATACAACCAATAGGAGGACAGTTCCACTTCTGAACTCTTGCATTTCGATCACAGTCAGTCTTGGTATTGTGAAACCTGAAATCAGCCAGTCCTGACATAGACCTGATAATCACGTCACTGGCCAGACCCCTCTTATTATCCCAAACTCAGTTGTTTCTCTCTTTCCACACACCCCAAAGCAAGTAGAGCAGTTCTCCAAAACTTTGAGAAGACAAGTTCTTCATACAGTAATCCAACCAATTAACCACATCAAGGGATAAAGCTGCATCTGAGTATCATACCTGGGTAAAAGATGCATGAGGCTGCAACACTTGCTTAGTGAAGAAGCAGTCTCTGCACAGGTGCACCGTAGTCTCCATCTCATTATCACAGAGGACACACACCATAGACTCCAGTTCAACTCTTTTAGAAGCTATACGGTCCAATGATGGTAATATGTTGTGACAAATTTTCCAAATGTGTACTTTAGTAGAATTTGGAACTAGTGTTTTCCAAAGCTTCTTCCAAAAGTTCGAAACAATAGGGAGAAGAATAGGAATCCTTGAGAGAGAGTGACTATAGGCAAAGCGGTATGCAGTCTTTACTGAAAATTTACCATTCCCTTCTAGCCTCCATGCCAATCTATCAGCTAAGGCACGCACACTTAAAGGTATGGCCAAAATTGCCTCGGCCTCCATGAATAAAATTATTACGTACCTCATTTGCATTCCAAACACCAGGAGACAATATAAAGTGACTATAGGCAAAGCAGTATGCAGTCTTAACCTAACTTATAAAAACAACTTATTTTTTACTCTAGCACTTTTAGTTTCAGGTAAAACATTTTGCCACTATTTTTAATACTATAAGTATTTCTAAAAATGtaatttaccaaacactcagcttcTTTATTTAAAAGCCAATTATTCTCATATTATAGCATGggaggttctattcatacctccaaaactGTTATTTGGACCTATTTCTTTTTCCAagctatagttgactttgtcaactcatgtcaaattatcaataagaacataaaaaagagagagaaaaaaaataatgcaTCTTCTTACCTCCACGAATAGTATGTAGTTTTCAACTTGGAGAAAACTTTTTCCTccaacataaaccctaaaatataGATCAAACTCGATGAAAGAAAGTGATGATTCCAATCCTCCGAATCCTTTTTTACAATCTAGTAGAAAAACAAAGTGAGTACAATATTCAGATTCAAtctctttaatttgtttaaAGACTATGGACCAATTTTCGAATTGGGACACGAGGACTAATGGTGCAGTTCTGCATTTCTAGCCTTGGATTTCCTCTTTGGGTTGACTGATTTTCCAAATATCTTACCAAACAAAAAGGCACCAAAACTTTGTGTTTTACTTTACTTTTTACTAATTTGCTTTATAAAATCCATCCATAATTGCAATTAGAATGCATCAAGTCTTGTGATTTATAAACTTATATTAGTGATGACATTTCAGAAGCAAATATCGATACTCAAATTCCTATCAAACCGATTTGACTATTAGAATTAGGCCCCTTGAACCCTGTTTCATTTAGTTTTCTGTTGGTCTCTTTACAAATTCCAGATTTATGGTGATCATATATCATAAGAACAAGAAAACGAGTAAATCTGATTAATGATGGCTTCCACTGTAATTAATCATAACAGAGCTctatcgagagagagagagagagagagagtacgaGCTGCAGattgtgaaatcttcaaaaattgaaaaatgtcaaACTACCGATTTTaatttagaggtatgaataaaaccttaaaaaaaaaaaagttttcattaattttattggacgatgggcattatgggaaaattagggaggtatAGATAccaaattggttatttgtaaaagtaagttggaggtctattaagtagggaggtccaaataccaattttagaggtatgaatagaacttcCCTTATAGCATAAGTCCATTTATCTTATAAGCACAGCCATACAACTGACCCTATGTATATCAGTATATAGGATTATTTGTACACACATAAGTCGGGAAATTGTTGGTGTATGGGCTTATTCAGACATGATAATCTAATATAAAActttggggaaatgatcatttacccaatttcagcttaaaaattgcccacttgcttcactaagagtttttttaaccctatttacccaaaacactctaagagattatttccctattacccaattaattcttttttattttttttgggacaattttgccctctccttctttgtcacttagtgagAGAAGTCATTGAAGActttgccggactccggtgatcAGTGGCCGGCCGGGGACTCCGGTGATGGACTCCGGCGATCCATGACCTGAATCCGGCGAACGGTGACCGaaatccggaatccggctaccggactagtgaccggattccggcggctgaatttattgccccccaataatacccagtaatcatattattgccccccccccaataatcatattattgtctcccaatacacatattattgcctcccaatactctttttattgcctcctaataatcatatcattgcctctcaataatcatattatagcctcctaataatcatattattgccccaataatcatattattaccctccaataatcatattactacctcccaataatcatattattgccctcaagtgaattgcataaactcccaaaaccaaaatgaatacactacatacacaattgatcaatttatatgttcaattgtacacgttcttttttttcttctgttttttccttccccatcgGAGCTCaaagtataccaaaaaaaaaaaatatatatatatttctctaggcacccagaaattgctctgggcacccaccagAGTGTGAGACCGGCGTCTGGGCGTGGTTGTGTAAGGGGCTAAGTTAGATCGGCTTTGGGGCTGAGTTGTGGCAGTGGGCCTTGGATCGGAGTAGGATCGGTAAATGATCCCCGCGAGTGATTGTCATCTCTCTTCCCCGGCGACTTAGCGCCGACGACCACCGTTTTGCGATCTGCGTTCCCTGCGCCGGTAGACTAGACCGAAACCTGCTTCTTGATCGATCATCATCCCCAAcccagatctccaatcaccgtCCATTCCTCGCTCGGCAGAGATGGTGGAGGGACGCCGAGATCTTCATCTCCAACTGCCTCGGCAATCACCGTCAATTCCTTGTCCGGCAGTGATGGTTGTTGTTGTCCACTGGTTGCGACTCGCGGAATCGACTCGGTCgaggaaggaagagagagagggagagagcgaGAGGTTGAGGCTCGCTGAATCGACTCGGTCGAGGAatgaagagggagagagagagtctctAAGAGGAGacgagacagagagagagtctgagggTTTGTTAATTCAAATGAGGGTAACATTGTCATTCATATTTAGATTggataaatggggttaaaaatctcttgctggagtaagtgggcaatttttagtctaaaattgggtaagtggtcacggcccctaaaacTTTCAACTCAAAATTCATAAGAAATTGGTTGAGAGATTCATACATGTTTAATGTTTTCTTTTTGCAAGATAATGTTTGATGAAACTTTAAGCCAAACATATGGACAAATTATATTGGATTCATGGAGCACATGGTGTGGTCGGTGTCCATTCACACTATTTTCTCAATGCTCCTAAGCTCATAAAAATAAGtgaatttaaatgaagcaaaacaagaacaaaaaacaaaaacaaacaaacacgtTTGCAAATTTTGATCGGATAATGTACTTTAGAAAACAACTCTATAATTTCCAACTTATTTGTGGGATTATTCGTGTATATATTCACAGATGATGTTGCAGAACCAGGGGTGACTCTAGGCTATATATTAAGTCTTGTTATACAAGGCCTTAAACTGCTCGGAAAAATGCCTCATCCAGACTATATATACAAGTTACAAGCTAGAATTagaggctatatatatatatatatatatatatatatatatatatatatggtggtGTAAGAACGAAGAACCCACCTCTAGCTAGTCTTAAATAGTTTAGAAATATTATTTGAGAAAAGTTAATGGATTTTCCACTACTAGTACTGCGATAAAAATGTTTTAATTATTTTCCATTTTGTACAAGGACTATACTTATCTACGATACAGTCTATACCTTCAAAGTTTAAGACAAAACACTGTTGAATGTTGAAGTACATTATTGAAGGATGCAGAAAAATGATGTTCTCAATTAATCAATGGCTTATCTCGTCCTCCCTCCGGTGGATTTCGACAAAGTGGGCACGTTGGGTTCCTTCTAAGCCACTTGTCTACACAATTAGCATGGAAATAATGGTTGCATTCGGGTATAGTCCTTATTGTTTCCTTGGCCTGATACTCTCCTAAACATATTGGGCAGGTGTTGTCACCGGAGTAGGGCAATTCCCGACTCTCACCGAGTTGAGTCTTTGGATATGAATCGATCGTTGCATGATCAAGGCCCCCCATTACGCCCACCGGAAGTTGTTCACCAATGGGTAAAATCGACAACTCTGCGGTAGATTGTTCACGACTATCATTCCTTGTCAGTCTCAATGCAAGCCCAACCAACCACAATATCCCTGACATTACCACCCCTATCACTGTGGCAATCTTTGCAACTCTTGAAGAGCCTGAAATTGCAACATTAATTTCCTAGATCATGGCTTTGCATAAAAACATTGAAATCTATATATTACAAACATTATTTTCATATCAATAAAGGAATACGGTGGGATACTTGAAAGGATTGTCTCATGATCTTGTAAAGAACAAGACGCtagctatatatataagtatataactCATTAATGCCATTATGGAGTTGACATACCATTTTGGCACCCGACTTCCGGGCCCTGTATACCCGTCTGAACAATCCCACAAGCTTTATTAACTGACTCACAATAACGACAATCAGGCTCGTCCCACCGCAGCTGAACACCAAAGTTAATGTCCTCCCACTCAGATGGATTTGATAGTTCTGGATGATAATTCTTCTGTTCTATTGGAATCATATCTGTTGAAATCACAGAGCAAGGATCAGACGGTGATGGAGCCTGCGGCGATGACGTCGATGGGGGAGTAGTAACAGGGACAGCATGAAGTAAATGAGTCGTTGGCACAGCAGTGACCTTGTAGTTGTCACTGCTGAGGCAAGAGAGGGTTGGATACCAATCTAGTTGTTTTGATTTGGGCGAGCAATTGAAGAATGTGAAGTTTGCAAAGTCATGAAGGTAGGAGAAAGGTAAAGGCAAGAGATCCATTTCATCGTCAATGAACCGCTTGATGAGGCAGTTATTGGGGTCTTTGATCGTTAGGATTTGGTCCAAGTAATTAATGTTGTCGACGATGAAATCCCCGGAAGATGGGAAAGTAAGAATGGTTTGCTTTTGGTTGTTGCATGAGAGATTAAACCCTAACCACCCGCAATGCGAGGAGTGGTGATCTCTTAGCCAGAATGGGAATCGAACAGTTGGGCCGTCGGAACTGCATTTACCGCGGCAGGTGGTGGATGCTAGATGAGgaaggaaggagaagaagaataagaaggtGAAGATTTCCAAGCAAGCCATAAGGCGCTATTGGGGGGATGGAAAATAAATTACTCGGCCAACGTACTAATGACAGCCTACTAAGACCAAGCCAATAAAACAAGAAATTAAACGCCATCACTTTCTCCGCTGAATTCGATGCTGGTGGGATCCGGATTAGGGTTGAGGTTGATTTACTGCAACCGGTGGTGCTTCACcggtttaattaattaaaaggcATAAACGCTAGAGCTGATCAAACAACAAGTAATCGCCATCACTTTCTCCGAATTTTTGGAACCAAGTAACGGGCATAACCTTATATATTGAATTTATCGGAGAGCtatataagaaattaagaataagGCAATGCGATTGAGCAAGAACTAATGCGCCGTCTCTTAATTTTAGTCCAACTCCCAGGGAGAACTTATATTGAATCCTGCACTGCGTATACATATGTATGGCTCATTCTAAGCAAATCATCATGATATAGTGGATCCCTTTTAGAACTCATCCTTTGTGGAAGTTGTGTTTGAAAGAAATTAACTTGGATCCTGTTTTAAAAATTGGAATACTTGCTAGCATAAACACATTTGGCATCCACTAACTTGGATCAAGTTGCAGATGCTCTTGCTCATTTTGGTTGTTTGTCAAATGGTCTAGTTTGGTGGGATTTGGCACCACTCTTTATTCATGAGTTTTGTAATAGAGACTTTTTTGGTCTTCCTAATTTTTGCTTTCGGtaaatgttatttttttttaagaggttTGGTTTGGCCCCCCTCTTTGTATCTCTTCTTTTACTCTTAAATAAATgagtgattctagttggacctccaaatttaatatttagacctccaacttttttcaattattaatatactttgtcaagtcatatgaaaagacaaataaggacaaagagagaaaactgaaaaaaaaaaaaaaactcttattttttttattaaaaaaaaatactcttcttaaattacctccctaaatataacattcaattaaattgattttttattttttatttttccttaatttccttatatatattgacatatagttttaaaatttacctaaaataattaagtaaaaacaataatttctatacatagcccatcatttaatacaaaaataaatttaaaacaatctgatttggaatttccttaattaaactaaattcattgagtattatgatatagttattactcgatcttccaaccaaaacccttgaaattcattcttttagcaaattcaaaaggattccagcaacatatcaagatcgagaacctctgattaattttggtggaggagatcTAAGAGAgcaattttgattcattcttcttctcatgttgaagatagagataaaaagtagagtaacataTTGTTGTATCttatgttcaagggtgttttggtaaaaataaggaggtctacttagccttttaagtattctaaaaagtacaaatggtacctgaacttatcttctattttatcgatagtacctgaacttcaattttgatcacaaccagtacccgaacttttcgatttcattttaaatggtacctaaggccacattcggtcactattccggccaaaaaagccaaatctaaaaaaaaaaaaaaaaaaacaagttcaaggcaagtctattaccaaaaaatcatcactatatatgattgcaacccttgaaatcatcaaaaatcatcactatgattgcctcccatgccgtttttagtcggaatagtgaccggaggtggctctaggtaccatttaaaatgaaatcgaaaacttcgggtactggttgtgatcaaaattgaagttcaggtaccatcgataggattgaggtatagttcaggtatcatttgtgataataacccaaaaagtaaattagaggtgtactaagtatgggaggtccaactagaaccacccataAATTTCCTCTACGAaggttcataaaaaaaaataaaaaataaaaagccaCATTTGGCATCCATCcaatttaattactttcaaagtttcaatcatATATAATTGAAATTCAGCAATCTAATAAGGAATTGAAGCATATTTGACTTGAGGTGGATTTGGCACTTGTGCTTAATTTTCTCTGTGATCCTCATCTTGTTCCATGGCGTTTACAAGTGACATGGGGTAAGTGTTTGAATCGCATATCTCAAATGAATTTTCAATCTTCTCATATTTTCAGGGAAGGTAATCAAGTGGCAAATGCTTTTGCTAATATCGGTTAGTTGTTGTCTGCATTGACGTGGTGGGATGAGCCTCCTCTCTTCATTCTTGACCAATGTCGGCAAGATAAGCTTGGTCTCcctaattttcattttcattgatTTGTTATTTCTCTTTGTGATCGTTCGTTTTATTCTTCAGGGGTttggctattgtcaccctattAGCATATTGTACATTGTCTTtatatattacaataaatttagGGTGGGAGAGCACTCTGCTCTTCCCAGCTCATGTTtttaaccaatatatatatatatatatatatatatatatatatatatatatattataatagAGGTAAGTATGCTTATATACAACCTTACTTTGTTGACATCTCCCAATTTCTTTATTCCTAATAATCAAAAAGCATTTGTCTTTCCCTAAATGAGTGAATGTATGGAGGACGACTATGTTTTCATTCAGTTATTGACTTATTTTTCTCTCCTTCCGGTGGATTTCGACAAATTGGGCACGTTCGGTTCTTTCCAAGCCACTCGTCAATACAACTAGCATGGAAATAATGGTTGCACTGCGGCATAGTCTGTAGTGTTTCCTTTGGCTGACACTCGCCTAAGCATATTGGGCAAGTGTTGTAACTGGAGTTGGGCAATTCTTG encodes the following:
- the LOC133744921 gene encoding putative RING-H2 finger protein ATL21A — encoded protein: MACLEIFTFLFFFSFLPHLASTTCRGKCSSDGPTVRFPFWLRDHHSSHCGWLGFNLSCNNQKQTILTFPSSGDFIVDNINYLDQILTIKDPNNCLIKRFIDDEMDLLPLPFSYLHDFANFTFFNCSPKSKQLDWYPTLSCLSSDNYKVTAVPTTHLLHAVPVTTPPSTSSPQAPSPSDPCSVISTDMIPIEQKNYHPELSNPSEWEDINFGVQLRWDEPDCRYCESVNKACGIVQTGIQGPEVGCQNGSSRVAKIATVIGVVMSGILWLVGLALRLTRNDSREQSTAELSILPIGEQLPVGVMGGLDHATIDSYPKTQLGESRELPYSGDNTCPICLGEYQAKETIRTIPECNHYFHANCVDKWLRRNPTCPLCRNPPEGGRDKPLIN